A window of Vidua chalybeata isolate OUT-0048 chromosome 27, bVidCha1 merged haplotype, whole genome shotgun sequence contains these coding sequences:
- the MBD3 gene encoding methyl-CpG-binding domain protein 3 isoform X3, protein MERKSPSGKKFRSKPQLARYLGSSMDLGTFDFRTGKMLMNKMNKNRQRMRYDCSNQAKGKPDLNTALPVRQTASIFKQPVTKITNHPSNKVKSDPQKAVDQPRQLFWEKKLSGLNAFDIAEELVKTMDLPKGLQGVGPGCTDETLLSAIASALHTSTMPITGQLSAAVEKNPGVWLNTSQPLCKAFMVTDEDIRKQEELVQQVRKRLEEALMADMLAHVEEITRDGEPPSEKEGAEEEGEEEEEEEEQDHDQEMENV, encoded by the exons CCCCAGTGGGAAGAAGTTCCGGAGCAAGCCGCAGCTGGCGCGGTACCTGGGCAGCTCCATGGACCTGGGCACCTTCGACTTCCGCACGGGGAAGATGCTGATGAACAAAATGAACAAGAACAGGCAGAGGATGCGCTACGACTGCTCCAACCAAGCCAAA GGCAAGCCTGATTTGAACACAGCCCTCCCTGTGAGACAGACAGCCTCTATCTTCAAACAGCCTGTCACAAAGATCACAAACCACCCCAGCAACAAGGTGAAGAGTGACCCCCAGAAAGCTGTGGACCAGCCCAGGCAG CTCTTCTGGGAGAAGAAGCTGAGTGGACTGAACGCCTTTGACATTGCAGAGGAGCTGGTGAAAACAATGGACCTTCCCAAAGGGCTGCAAG GGGTTGGCCCCGGCTGCACGGACGAGACTCTGCTCTCTGCCATCGCCAGTGCCCTGCACACCAGCACCATGCCCATCACTGgccagctctctgcagctgtggagaAGAACCCTGGGGTCTGGCTGAACACCTCCCAGCCTCTCTGCAAAGCCTTCATGGTGACAGATGAAGATATCAG gaagcaggaggagctggtgcagcaggtgaggaagaggctggaggaggCCCTGATGGCTGACATGCTGGCCCACGTGGAGGAGATCACCAGGGATGGGGAGCCTCCCTCAGAGAAagaaggagcagaggaggaaggagaagaagaagaggaggaggaggagcaggaccATGACCAGGAGATGGAAAATGTATAG
- the MBD3 gene encoding methyl-CpG-binding domain protein 3 isoform X1, translated as MPKAALPGHRGGSRRSALGAFPLGQASPGRDRTLSHFSPSGKKFRSKPQLARYLGSSMDLGTFDFRTGKMLMNKMNKNRQRMRYDCSNQAKGKPDLNTALPVRQTASIFKQPVTKITNHPSNKVKSDPQKAVDQPRQLFWEKKLSGLNAFDIAEELVKTMDLPKGLQGVGPGCTDETLLSAIASALHTSTMPITGQLSAAVEKNPGVWLNTSQPLCKAFMVTDEDIRKQEELVQQVRKRLEEALMADMLAHVEEITRDGEPPSEKEGAEEEGEEEEEEEEQDHDQEMENV; from the exons tgcttttccttTGGGCCAAGCTTCCCCAGGAAGAGACAGGACTCTCAGTCATTTCAG CCCCAGTGGGAAGAAGTTCCGGAGCAAGCCGCAGCTGGCGCGGTACCTGGGCAGCTCCATGGACCTGGGCACCTTCGACTTCCGCACGGGGAAGATGCTGATGAACAAAATGAACAAGAACAGGCAGAGGATGCGCTACGACTGCTCCAACCAAGCCAAA GGCAAGCCTGATTTGAACACAGCCCTCCCTGTGAGACAGACAGCCTCTATCTTCAAACAGCCTGTCACAAAGATCACAAACCACCCCAGCAACAAGGTGAAGAGTGACCCCCAGAAAGCTGTGGACCAGCCCAGGCAG CTCTTCTGGGAGAAGAAGCTGAGTGGACTGAACGCCTTTGACATTGCAGAGGAGCTGGTGAAAACAATGGACCTTCCCAAAGGGCTGCAAG GGGTTGGCCCCGGCTGCACGGACGAGACTCTGCTCTCTGCCATCGCCAGTGCCCTGCACACCAGCACCATGCCCATCACTGgccagctctctgcagctgtggagaAGAACCCTGGGGTCTGGCTGAACACCTCCCAGCCTCTCTGCAAAGCCTTCATGGTGACAGATGAAGATATCAG gaagcaggaggagctggtgcagcaggtgaggaagaggctggaggaggCCCTGATGGCTGACATGCTGGCCCACGTGGAGGAGATCACCAGGGATGGGGAGCCTCCCTCAGAGAAagaaggagcagaggaggaaggagaagaagaagaggaggaggaggagcaggaccATGACCAGGAGATGGAAAATGTATAG
- the MBD3 gene encoding methyl-CpG-binding domain protein 3 isoform X2 yields the protein MERKSAFPLGQASPGRDRTLSHFSPSGKKFRSKPQLARYLGSSMDLGTFDFRTGKMLMNKMNKNRQRMRYDCSNQAKGKPDLNTALPVRQTASIFKQPVTKITNHPSNKVKSDPQKAVDQPRQLFWEKKLSGLNAFDIAEELVKTMDLPKGLQGVGPGCTDETLLSAIASALHTSTMPITGQLSAAVEKNPGVWLNTSQPLCKAFMVTDEDIRKQEELVQQVRKRLEEALMADMLAHVEEITRDGEPPSEKEGAEEEGEEEEEEEEQDHDQEMENV from the exons tgcttttccttTGGGCCAAGCTTCCCCAGGAAGAGACAGGACTCTCAGTCATTTCAG CCCCAGTGGGAAGAAGTTCCGGAGCAAGCCGCAGCTGGCGCGGTACCTGGGCAGCTCCATGGACCTGGGCACCTTCGACTTCCGCACGGGGAAGATGCTGATGAACAAAATGAACAAGAACAGGCAGAGGATGCGCTACGACTGCTCCAACCAAGCCAAA GGCAAGCCTGATTTGAACACAGCCCTCCCTGTGAGACAGACAGCCTCTATCTTCAAACAGCCTGTCACAAAGATCACAAACCACCCCAGCAACAAGGTGAAGAGTGACCCCCAGAAAGCTGTGGACCAGCCCAGGCAG CTCTTCTGGGAGAAGAAGCTGAGTGGACTGAACGCCTTTGACATTGCAGAGGAGCTGGTGAAAACAATGGACCTTCCCAAAGGGCTGCAAG GGGTTGGCCCCGGCTGCACGGACGAGACTCTGCTCTCTGCCATCGCCAGTGCCCTGCACACCAGCACCATGCCCATCACTGgccagctctctgcagctgtggagaAGAACCCTGGGGTCTGGCTGAACACCTCCCAGCCTCTCTGCAAAGCCTTCATGGTGACAGATGAAGATATCAG gaagcaggaggagctggtgcagcaggtgaggaagaggctggaggaggCCCTGATGGCTGACATGCTGGCCCACGTGGAGGAGATCACCAGGGATGGGGAGCCTCCCTCAGAGAAagaaggagcagaggaggaaggagaagaagaagaggaggaggaggagcaggaccATGACCAGGAGATGGAAAATGTATAG